A region of the bacterium genome:
ATGCACGGAAGCCTACGGGAAGTCGTCTCCGGACTCAGCACCGTCGACGCGATCCAACGCCGGATGACAGCTTACGTCCGTCTGCATGCACCTTTCACCTGCAATAGCCCCGATTTTCAACAGCATTGATGCCACGCTCCCGCCGCGAGACGGGAGTTGATTATTGTCAACGACGGCCCGTACCGATTGCTGGACCGGTCCGACCCCTACCGATTGCCTGACGGCCGCCGCCTGGTACGCGAGGTCTTCGTGGCACACGACCGATACCCTCTCGGCACACTCAGGAACATCGGACTGGACGTGGCGATGGGCGAGTATGCGATCCAGTGGGATGATGACGATTGGCATGGTCCCGGCAGGATCGAGCTGCAGGCCGCTCCCATCGTGAGGGAGCAGGCCGTCTGCACGTTCCTGAATCGGCAGATCCGCTACTCGATACCGTACAACAGCGCCAAAGTATTCAGCGCCACGAGAATCCACGGCACTATCATGCACCGTATTTGTGATATTCGATATGCTGCCCTGCGCCGACGCGAGGACACCGAGTTCATGTTCCAGTTCCTCTCCCACTTTGGAGCCGAGCGCGTGGCCGAAGTTGCCGTACCGCTCGATCTATGCGACCGCGTCTACATCCGCCTCCACCACGGCCGCAATAC
Encoded here:
- a CDS encoding glycosyltransferase, which produces MIIVNDGPYRLLDRSDPYRLPDGRRLVREVFVAHDRYPLGTLRNIGLDVAMGEYAIQWDDDDWHGPGRIELQAAPIVREQAVCTFLNRQIRYSIPYNSAKVFSATRIHGTIMHRICDIRYAALRRREDTEFMFQFLSHFGAERVAEVAVPLDLCDRVYIRLHHGRNTWNATHIMGLSVLQPGNWQLGRDACERLQRVLLDYFGLSRSPTRTAPATAALDACAGCP